The following coding sequences lie in one Halogeometricum rufum genomic window:
- a CDS encoding Zn-ribbon domain-containing OB-fold protein: MTDADLDATDPRTLPGFFDALADGELLGGVCADCGQVLLPPRPACYACGSRAVDVEPQSPEGRVFSYTEVHTPPPAFAADAPYTVAVVELADGGRLLGRVAADYADVDIGDPVELTVREPTSAEQEAALDYEEDWPVHVFELR; this comes from the coding sequence ATGACCGACGCCGACCTCGACGCGACCGACCCGCGGACGCTGCCGGGTTTCTTCGACGCCCTCGCGGACGGCGAACTCCTGGGCGGAGTCTGCGCGGACTGCGGACAGGTCCTGTTGCCGCCGCGGCCTGCCTGTTACGCCTGCGGCAGTCGCGCCGTCGACGTCGAACCGCAGTCGCCCGAGGGGCGGGTCTTCTCGTACACGGAGGTCCACACGCCGCCGCCGGCGTTCGCGGCGGACGCGCCCTACACGGTCGCCGTCGTGGAACTCGCGGACGGCGGCCGCCTCCTCGGGCGCGTGGCCGCCGACTACGCCGACGTCGACATCGGCGACCCGGTCGAACTCACGGTGCGCGAGCCGACGAGCGCGGAGCAGGAGGCCGCGCTGGACTACGAGGAGGACTGGCCGGTCCACGTCTTCGAGCTTCGGTGA
- a CDS encoding sulfurtransferase: MYENVVVSPDWVESRRDEIRLVDVRDAWEFDGIGHLPGAVNVPFDEFRSSEGDEGMLPGADAWESLLSGAGVGPDDHLVAYDDTHGVFAARFLVTAELYGHPPDRLHLLDGDYSAWNRDRETTTDVSAVTATAYEVRDPERSPLVDYEFVRDSLDDPDCVVVDTREDWEFEEGHLPGAVNLDWRELVDDETRGLKSADELEAALADAGIAPDRRVVLYCNTARRISHTYVVLRSLGYEDVAFYEGSLTEWEDRGGPVETA; this comes from the coding sequence ATGTACGAGAACGTCGTCGTGTCGCCCGATTGGGTCGAGTCACGACGCGACGAGATTCGCCTCGTGGACGTCCGAGACGCGTGGGAGTTCGACGGCATCGGCCACCTCCCCGGCGCCGTCAACGTCCCGTTCGACGAGTTCCGGTCGTCCGAGGGCGACGAGGGGATGCTCCCCGGCGCGGACGCGTGGGAGTCGCTGCTGTCCGGGGCGGGCGTCGGTCCGGACGACCACCTCGTCGCCTACGACGACACTCACGGCGTGTTCGCCGCGCGCTTTCTCGTCACCGCGGAACTGTACGGCCACCCGCCGGACCGCCTGCACCTCCTAGACGGCGACTACAGCGCGTGGAACCGTGACCGGGAGACGACCACCGACGTCTCCGCGGTGACGGCGACGGCGTACGAGGTGCGCGACCCCGAGCGGTCGCCGCTGGTGGACTACGAGTTCGTCCGCGACAGTCTGGACGACCCCGACTGCGTGGTCGTGGACACCCGCGAGGACTGGGAGTTCGAGGAGGGCCACCTCCCCGGCGCGGTCAACCTCGACTGGCGGGAACTCGTGGACGACGAGACGCGCGGGCTGAAGTCCGCCGACGAACTCGAAGCCGCCCTCGCGGACGCGGGAATCGCCCCCGACAGACGCGTCGTCCTCTACTGCAACACCGCCCGGCGCATCAGCCACACCTACGTCGTCTTGCGCTCGCTCGGCTACGAGGACGTGGCGTTCTACGAGGGGAGCCTCACCGAGTGGGAGGACCGCGGCGGACCGGTCGAGACGGCCTGA
- a CDS encoding sulfurtransferase encodes MSTDGYAKDVLVSADWVEDHLDEFQSDDPAYRLVEVDVDTEAYDEGHAPGAIGFNWETQLQDQTTRDILTKEDFADLLGGHGISEDSTVVLYGDNSNWFAAYTYWQFKYYGHDDVRLLNGGRDYWLENDYPLTEEIPDFDAVEYAAKGPFESIRAYRDDVQHAVDEGLPLVDVRSPEEFSGEILAPPGLQETAQRGGHIPGASNISWAATVNDDGTFKSAEELDALYGDEGIDGDETTVAYCRIGERSSIAWFALHELLGYDEVVNYDGSWTEWGNLVGAPIEKGD; translated from the coding sequence ATGTCAACCGACGGTTACGCGAAGGACGTGCTCGTCTCGGCGGATTGGGTGGAAGACCACCTCGACGAGTTCCAGTCCGACGACCCGGCGTATCGACTCGTGGAAGTGGACGTGGACACGGAGGCGTACGACGAGGGCCACGCCCCCGGCGCCATCGGCTTCAACTGGGAGACGCAACTGCAGGACCAGACCACCCGCGACATCCTCACGAAGGAGGACTTCGCGGACCTGCTGGGCGGTCACGGCATCTCCGAGGACTCCACCGTCGTCCTCTACGGCGACAACTCCAACTGGTTCGCCGCCTACACCTACTGGCAGTTCAAGTACTACGGCCACGACGACGTCCGCCTCCTGAACGGCGGCCGCGACTACTGGCTGGAGAACGACTACCCGCTGACCGAGGAGATCCCCGACTTCGACGCCGTCGAGTACGCGGCGAAGGGGCCGTTCGAGTCCATCCGCGCGTACCGCGACGACGTGCAACACGCCGTCGACGAGGGCCTGCCCCTCGTGGACGTTCGCTCGCCCGAGGAGTTCTCCGGCGAGATTCTCGCGCCCCCGGGACTGCAGGAGACGGCCCAGCGCGGCGGCCACATCCCCGGCGCCTCGAACATCTCGTGGGCGGCGACGGTCAACGACGACGGGACGTTCAAGTCCGCCGAGGAACTCGACGCACTGTACGGCGACGAGGGCATCGACGGCGACGAGACGACCGTCGCCTACTGCCGCATCGGCGAGCGCTCCTCCATCGCGTGGTTCGCGCTCCACGAACTGCTCGGCTACGACGAAGTCGTCAACTACGACGGCTCGTGGACCGAGTGGGGCAACCTCGTCGGCGCGCCCATCGAGAAGGGCGACTGA
- a CDS encoding stage II sporulation protein M, producing MNVTTALRAGGRLLTERSASVLPVYLLATGLYGVARVPLVLAGMAAFALVAADGRLGALLRELDGLDADSVDPQSVSPGLVDAMQSLVSADVLLLVAAGVLASTLLAVVVAGAARAATLHAVFGLLRDDDGVRAALVGARSDWLTLLGVRLLLLVALAAVTVPVGLLGLGLATVSAAAGVVALLLGGLLAILFVLVVVALFAFAEQAVVVDGVGVVAAVRRSAGFPFRRPEAFVGYVAVAFGALLVTVTVAGIASLAGATRVTALVGTVLVRPVLDGFKTALYAERDLSSAATPALLDRGRAAFGGGLRSLGAFVRDHPLANLGSAVVFGGGVAGGWAATARYDTSLPIREGVGEVFGAFPVGTFVNLAANNWLVAADTAYSGIAVGVPAVVNLGFNGVLVGALGGVFDPVAFAALVAPHGVVEVPALVFGGGLGLWLGGVGYRAARGRTTADGVAAAVRRAYRVLLGLVPLFVVAAFVEAFLTPAVASFVLGG from the coding sequence GTGAACGTCACGACCGCCCTCCGCGCCGGCGGCCGACTGCTCACGGAGCGGTCGGCGTCGGTCCTCCCCGTGTACCTCCTCGCGACCGGACTGTACGGCGTCGCCCGCGTCCCACTCGTCCTCGCCGGGATGGCCGCGTTCGCCCTCGTCGCGGCGGACGGCCGCCTCGGAGCCCTCCTCCGCGAACTCGACGGCCTCGACGCCGACTCTGTGGACCCGCAGTCCGTCTCGCCGGGACTCGTCGATGCGATGCAGAGTCTCGTCTCGGCCGACGTGCTGTTGCTGGTCGCCGCCGGCGTCCTCGCGTCGACGCTCCTCGCCGTCGTCGTCGCGGGCGCGGCGAGAGCCGCGACGCTCCACGCCGTCTTCGGACTGCTCCGCGACGACGACGGCGTCCGCGCCGCACTCGTCGGCGCGCGAAGCGACTGGCTCACCCTCCTCGGCGTCCGTCTCCTCCTCCTCGTCGCACTGGCCGCCGTCACGGTGCCCGTCGGCCTCCTCGGACTCGGCCTCGCGACCGTCTCCGCCGCGGCGGGAGTGGTCGCCCTGTTGCTCGGCGGTCTGCTGGCCATCCTCTTCGTGCTGGTCGTCGTCGCCCTGTTCGCGTTCGCCGAACAGGCCGTCGTCGTGGACGGAGTGGGCGTCGTCGCTGCCGTCCGCCGGAGCGCGGGGTTCCCGTTCCGCCGCCCCGAGGCGTTCGTCGGTTACGTCGCCGTCGCGTTCGGTGCCCTCCTCGTCACGGTGACCGTCGCCGGCATCGCTTCGCTGGCCGGGGCGACGCGCGTGACCGCACTCGTCGGGACGGTGCTGGTCCGCCCGGTACTGGACGGCTTCAAGACGGCGCTGTACGCCGAACGCGACCTGTCGAGCGCGGCGACGCCCGCGCTCCTCGACCGGGGTCGTGCGGCGTTCGGCGGCGGCCTGCGTTCGCTGGGCGCGTTCGTCCGCGACCACCCGCTGGCGAACCTCGGTTCGGCCGTCGTCTTCGGCGGCGGCGTCGCCGGCGGGTGGGCCGCCACCGCGCGGTACGACACGTCGCTGCCCATCCGGGAGGGCGTCGGCGAGGTGTTCGGCGCGTTCCCGGTGGGGACGTTCGTCAACCTCGCCGCGAACAACTGGCTCGTCGCCGCCGACACCGCCTACAGCGGTATCGCCGTCGGCGTGCCCGCGGTGGTGAACCTCGGCTTCAACGGCGTGCTCGTCGGCGCTCTCGGCGGCGTGTTCGACCCCGTCGCGTTCGCCGCCCTGGTCGCCCCGCACGGCGTCGTCGAGGTGCCGGCCCTCGTCTTCGGCGGCGGACTGGGCCTCTGGCTGGGCGGCGTCGGCTACCGCGCGGCGCGCGGGCGGACCACCGCCGACGGCGTCGCGGCGGCGGTGCGCCGCGCCTACCGCGTCCTCCTCGGACTGGTTCCGCTGTTCGTCGTCGCCGCGTTCGTGGAGGCGTTCCTCACGCCCGCCGTCGCGTCGTTCGTCCTCGGCGGCTAG
- a CDS encoding transcription antitermination protein, whose translation MDGTDLADRVRDDHETAFSRLGSSKALYALTAGEMEADAVRAAAADDQYAAADLLDDWAMVEHGDAAPLLADLAEETRDHAESVEPDGYERGDDPALYDRLAFEDDTPGRLGGLLGRYLVVAEYAGQMVGFFVGDADPKAAAEFRELRTAVEDERDRVVETLDDVCESDDDWDAAGDAAAAVVEAAYDDYVETLESMGVKPKNVC comes from the coding sequence ATGGACGGAACCGACCTCGCAGACCGCGTTCGCGACGACCACGAGACAGCCTTCTCCCGCCTCGGGTCCTCGAAGGCCCTGTACGCCCTCACCGCCGGGGAGATGGAAGCCGACGCCGTCAGGGCCGCCGCCGCGGACGACCAGTACGCCGCCGCCGACCTGTTGGACGACTGGGCGATGGTCGAACACGGCGACGCCGCCCCCCTCCTCGCGGACCTGGCCGAGGAGACGCGCGACCACGCCGAGTCGGTCGAACCCGACGGCTACGAACGGGGCGACGACCCCGCCCTCTACGACCGCCTCGCCTTCGAGGACGACACGCCGGGCCGCCTCGGCGGCCTCCTCGGCCGGTACCTCGTCGTCGCCGAGTACGCCGGGCAGATGGTCGGCTTCTTCGTCGGCGACGCCGACCCCAAGGCCGCCGCGGAGTTCCGCGAACTCCGCACCGCCGTCGAGGACGAACGGGACCGAGTCGTCGAGACCCTCGACGACGTCTGCGAGAGCGACGACGACTGGGATGCCGCGGGCGACGCCGCCGCCGCCGTCGTCGAGGCGGCCTACGACGACTACGTCGAGACGCTGGAGAGCATGGGCGTGAAACCGAAGAACGTCTGCTGA
- a CDS encoding DUF7553 family protein produces the protein MTRDLLEAASDDLTAAAEAAEGDLRERIEGQAETLSKLASADRGPDHGRLARHMNALAEIADQSDGGVREKVESARDKVSEYREGVAGV, from the coding sequence ATGACGCGTGACTTACTCGAAGCGGCGAGCGACGACCTGACCGCGGCGGCGGAGGCGGCGGAAGGCGACCTGAGAGAACGCATCGAGGGACAGGCCGAGACGCTCTCGAAACTCGCGTCGGCGGACCGAGGCCCCGACCACGGCCGACTCGCCCGGCACATGAACGCCCTCGCGGAGATAGCCGACCAGTCCGACGGCGGCGTCCGAGAGAAGGTCGAGTCCGCCCGAGACAAGGTGTCGGAGTACCGCGAGGGCGTCGCGGGCGTCTGA